Proteins encoded together in one Fibrobacter sp. UWEL window:
- a CDS encoding peptide chain release factor-like protein yields the protein MHRDTYLRMSLDELLRACTLKGYQGSGPGGQHRNKTNTGVLLTLREFNLEIKSCEGRSAHENKVHALHRMQMALALQVRCEPASPEIPFPGSNGHIQTSNALFPLFVAHVFDIMASKGGDTKMAAAAFKLTPSALVKILRQDKACATKLQGSRQQNGQKPLKL from the coding sequence ATGCATCGCGATACCTACTTAAGAATGAGTTTAGATGAACTTCTGAGAGCCTGTACCCTGAAAGGTTACCAGGGCAGTGGTCCGGGCGGACAACACCGCAACAAGACCAATACAGGAGTTCTCCTGACACTTCGCGAATTTAATTTAGAAATCAAATCCTGCGAAGGAAGAAGCGCCCACGAAAACAAGGTCCATGCGTTGCACCGTATGCAGATGGCCTTGGCACTTCAAGTTAGATGCGAACCGGCTTCCCCGGAAATACCCTTCCCAGGAAGCAACGGACATATCCAGACCTCCAATGCACTATTTCCCCTCTTTGTAGCCCATGTGTTCGACATTATGGCAAGCAAGGGCGGAGACACCAAGATGGCGGCAGCGGCATTCAAGCTAACCCCCAGTGCACTAGTCAAGATTCTGCGACAGGATAAGGCCTGCGCCACAAAACTGCAGGGCAGTCGCCAGCAAAATGGTCAAAAGCCTTTAAAGTTGTAA
- a CDS encoding C25 family cysteine peptidase, giving the protein MKFPVLKICLGMLLAVPAMASRIVEDSRSKFVLDDEVVRSQVSKCDDPERSFVDDDNGVPYRSYRVALPSKNRPSVSLSGESLLPLGNSLQDTSSCEKGDFGRAPLRFTSVSVSDPYFKDGLWVADIRVPLYVKSGNSVALRKNYRVNVQFEKASQGVNPGKRALSSVINTSGAEKFGVSMNAARKAIRKASADQTADVSFLAQLLVTGDKNRPGSPSEDGLYAVDFKTIRTSLLSLGRQNDLDGIPVDQLCLYGASPDTISSFGPGAEGRNPNQIFEIPIEVRDHSPNGNGPDGTFNEGDSIVFIGYGNGFWKRADREDPSYVNGSMDYFHSYSPYSTYQSFLFGVKESGKGKRLSEVLPAVNGTGKDVDWMRYVRAEKDAILRDTYFGKDLDWESSTGKEWFWAWGEVSDTVEVSSSTLYTRETSSLPGLIAGGKNYVAVSYFPNRSVWDNTAYAGQKITSNLSGKTYAERMDEIWFVMDVNGTKATMDSLKKENMVLMPGGNFRMENAALKAEGNQYALTMLPSRRFQRFDGYSVAYQWTPVVDSAEWLLPGAVSGVINVPVPAGTQVMKFVDLQPVGLLNASSGMAKDSVNAAEDVRYLAVKKDVFRTSLKVSGIPSKRDGVISNLSRPNSNIEYLIITPTEFLAGADSIAEFRSSGKASSVIPTGIVTVEDIYRKYTAGRVSPGAIRNYIAYAREVCPNLNYVLLVGSGHFDYRGMNAKLGPIYIPPYEIEDKAVDDFYAVLDSGEQVMYGVYDLDVSLARLPVSSNEEVLNYYRKAKDYEMSGTMDFSNWRSVLLISADDGKNSGSVDKSKHTLTTESLNAVIDSASLKHGIRWNFKKVYLIDYEEDAAAQKKDAAEDFMNVLNQGALFTSYFGHGSMTDWASEGLMKVGYVTRLNNKGRNTILGSFSCTVGRFDFGVKKSLSEAFVLAKDVGAIASVGATRETWASSNRRFAEAYMLGGLVEGRSRLGDAFRYGKKAGSGKTSYNSDRYNEERYTLFGEPVVPLPNFTGLVHLDRELDTLRALDKVTLSGSVDNIQDGYVDLMITEGRFSRRVSLQVDDDSITIFNEGNLIFSEEVAVKNGRFETQFITPKKLSFGDSLTEIRMWAFDNKKSDVAKYLHRDMRIEGVSSYADSLKDTVPPTITIQPCYAGANAGFTNGEIVKLQTPACLQVVVEDSTALDFREQADEGISFEIAGVKDPFHPWPYLEQTSKMAKIRMNFAENLYPAGNYIFKVRALDVLGNRSVKMVYLDITDDLTAGLQNVYNVPNPMGKKGTTFYFKDLAVGKDAKIDIFIYNQNGKLVKVIKNAVSGVTHWDGRDNHGRLLANGLYHYVVRSQVSSGNDKKTFTKKQKLLISR; this is encoded by the coding sequence GTGAAGTTCCCCGTATTAAAAATATGCCTTGGGATGCTGTTGGCTGTACCTGCCATGGCATCCAGAATTGTTGAAGATTCCAGATCCAAGTTTGTGCTGGATGACGAAGTCGTCAGAAGCCAGGTTAGCAAATGTGATGATCCGGAAAGATCTTTCGTTGATGATGATAACGGCGTGCCCTACCGTTCCTATCGGGTGGCGTTGCCGTCCAAGAATCGTCCCTCCGTCTCCTTAAGTGGTGAATCTCTTTTGCCCTTGGGAAATTCCCTTCAGGATACCTCGTCCTGCGAGAAGGGTGACTTTGGACGGGCCCCGCTTCGTTTTACGTCTGTCAGTGTTTCTGATCCGTACTTTAAGGATGGCCTTTGGGTTGCCGACATTCGTGTCCCGCTGTATGTGAAAAGCGGGAACTCCGTTGCCCTTCGTAAGAATTATCGGGTCAATGTCCAGTTTGAAAAGGCTTCCCAAGGGGTGAATCCGGGAAAACGTGCCCTGTCTTCTGTCATCAATACCAGTGGCGCAGAAAAGTTCGGCGTGTCCATGAATGCCGCCCGCAAGGCGATACGTAAGGCCAGCGCCGACCAGACAGCGGATGTCTCGTTCCTTGCTCAGCTTCTGGTGACGGGGGATAAGAACCGACCGGGATCTCCCAGCGAAGATGGTCTCTATGCGGTGGATTTCAAGACCATTCGTACTTCGCTTCTTTCTCTGGGTCGACAGAATGATCTGGACGGCATTCCTGTGGATCAGCTATGCCTGTATGGCGCCTCTCCGGATACCATTTCTTCTTTTGGGCCCGGTGCTGAAGGTCGCAATCCTAATCAGATATTTGAAATTCCCATCGAGGTTCGAGATCATTCTCCCAATGGAAATGGCCCTGATGGTACTTTCAACGAAGGGGACTCCATCGTCTTTATTGGATATGGCAATGGATTCTGGAAACGTGCGGATCGTGAGGATCCGTCCTACGTGAATGGATCTATGGACTACTTCCACTCCTACTCTCCTTATTCCACCTACCAGAGCTTCCTCTTTGGCGTGAAGGAGAGCGGAAAGGGTAAGCGTTTAAGTGAAGTTCTTCCCGCGGTCAATGGAACGGGTAAGGATGTGGACTGGATGCGCTATGTCCGTGCGGAAAAGGACGCTATCCTCCGTGATACTTACTTCGGCAAGGACCTGGACTGGGAATCCTCTACAGGTAAGGAATGGTTCTGGGCTTGGGGCGAAGTCTCCGATACGGTGGAGGTGAGTTCCTCGACCTTGTATACCAGGGAAACGTCTTCCTTACCGGGTCTTATTGCTGGAGGCAAGAATTATGTGGCCGTCTCCTATTTCCCGAACCGTTCTGTGTGGGACAATACGGCATACGCTGGCCAGAAAATTACCTCCAACTTGTCCGGCAAAACCTATGCGGAACGTATGGACGAAATCTGGTTTGTGATGGACGTGAATGGAACTAAGGCCACCATGGATTCTCTCAAGAAAGAGAATATGGTTCTAATGCCTGGCGGAAACTTCCGTATGGAAAATGCCGCCTTGAAGGCTGAGGGGAACCAGTATGCTTTGACCATGCTTCCTTCCAGACGTTTCCAGCGTTTTGATGGTTATAGCGTTGCTTACCAGTGGACTCCTGTGGTGGATTCTGCAGAATGGCTCTTGCCCGGCGCTGTGTCCGGCGTGATTAACGTTCCCGTTCCTGCTGGAACCCAGGTCATGAAATTTGTGGACTTACAGCCGGTAGGTCTTCTGAACGCATCCAGCGGGATGGCTAAGGACAGCGTGAATGCTGCTGAAGATGTTCGTTATCTTGCCGTCAAGAAAGACGTGTTCCGCACCAGCCTGAAGGTCTCTGGAATTCCTTCCAAGAGGGATGGCGTCATTTCCAATTTAAGTCGTCCCAACAGTAATATCGAATACTTGATTATCACTCCTACGGAATTCCTGGCAGGCGCAGATTCTATTGCGGAATTCCGTTCTAGTGGAAAGGCTTCCTCTGTAATCCCTACGGGTATTGTTACCGTGGAAGATATTTATCGCAAGTATACTGCGGGTCGTGTCTCTCCCGGTGCTATTCGTAACTACATTGCCTACGCTCGTGAAGTTTGTCCTAACTTGAATTATGTCCTGCTCGTTGGCTCGGGTCATTTTGACTATCGAGGCATGAATGCCAAGTTGGGTCCCATCTATATTCCGCCCTATGAAATTGAAGATAAGGCTGTGGATGACTTCTATGCCGTTCTAGATTCGGGTGAACAGGTGATGTATGGCGTCTACGATCTGGATGTTTCTCTTGCTCGATTGCCTGTGTCCAGTAATGAGGAAGTACTCAACTACTACCGCAAGGCTAAGGATTACGAAATGTCCGGCACCATGGATTTCTCCAACTGGCGCTCGGTGCTTCTAATTTCTGCAGATGATGGCAAGAATAGTGGAAGTGTTGATAAATCCAAGCATACACTTACTACGGAGTCCTTGAATGCTGTTATTGATAGCGCTTCCTTAAAGCATGGTATTCGCTGGAATTTCAAGAAAGTCTATTTGATTGACTATGAAGAAGACGCTGCCGCCCAGAAGAAGGATGCTGCAGAAGACTTCATGAATGTGCTTAATCAGGGCGCCTTGTTTACGTCCTACTTTGGACATGGTTCCATGACGGACTGGGCTAGCGAAGGCTTGATGAAGGTGGGTTACGTGACTCGCCTGAACAACAAGGGTCGTAACACGATTTTGGGATCCTTCTCCTGTACCGTGGGACGATTTGACTTTGGTGTCAAGAAGTCCTTGTCCGAAGCATTTGTTCTTGCTAAGGATGTGGGCGCAATTGCGTCTGTGGGCGCCACTCGTGAAACCTGGGCATCCTCCAACCGCAGATTTGCAGAAGCCTATATGCTAGGCGGCCTTGTGGAAGGTCGTTCCAGATTAGGCGACGCATTCCGTTACGGAAAGAAGGCTGGTTCTGGCAAGACTTCCTACAATTCGGACCGTTATAACGAGGAGCGTTATACCTTGTTTGGCGAACCTGTGGTTCCTCTGCCAAACTTTACGGGGCTTGTCCATCTGGATCGCGAACTGGATACTCTTCGTGCCTTGGATAAGGTGACTCTCTCCGGTTCTGTGGATAACATTCAGGATGGCTATGTGGATTTGATGATTACGGAAGGCAGGTTTAGTCGTCGTGTTTCCCTGCAGGTGGATGACGATTCCATTACCATCTTTAATGAAGGTAACCTGATTTTCTCCGAAGAAGTGGCTGTGAAAAATGGACGCTTTGAAACACAGTTTATCACCCCGAAGAAGCTTTCGTTCGGTGATTCACTGACCGAAATCCGTATGTGGGCCTTTGACAATAAGAAGTCCGATGTGGCGAAGTATCTGCATCGTGACATGCGTATTGAAGGCGTGTCCAGTTATGCGGATTCCTTGAAGGATACTGTACCTCCGACGATTACCATACAGCCGTGTTATGCTGGAGCGAACGCTGGTTTTACCAATGGTGAAATTGTGAAACTTCAGACGCCAGCTTGCTTGCAGGTGGTGGTAGAAGATTCTACGGCTCTTGACTTTAGAGAACAGGCTGATGAAGGTATTTCTTTTGAAATTGCCGGTGTGAAGGATCCGTTCCATCCTTGGCCTTATTTGGAACAGACTTCCAAGATGGCTAAGATCCGCATGAATTTTGCTGAAAATCTTTATCCTGCAGGGAACTACATTTTCAAGGTTCGCGCCTTGGATGTGCTTGGCAATCGCAGCGTCAAGATGGTTTATCTGGATATTACGGATGACTTGACTGCTGGCTTGCAGAATGTCTATAACGTACCTAATCCCATGGGCAAGAAGGGAACGACCTTCTACTTCAAGGATCTGGCCGTAGGTAAAGACGCAAAGATTGATATTTTCATCTACAACCAGAATGGTAAGCTGGTAAAGGTTATCAAGAACGCAGTGTCTGGTGTCACCCATTGGGATGGCCGCGACAATCATGGACGACTTCTGGCGAATGGCTTGTACCATTATGTGGTTCGTTCCCAGGTGTCTTCCGGAAATGACAAGAAGACCTTCACGAAGAAACAGAAACTTTTGATTTCGAGGTAA
- a CDS encoding P-II family nitrogen regulator: protein MKLITAYIQPERLNSVKQSLYEAEVFKMSVTNVLGCGQQKGHTQVYRGVETEVNLLKKICIRIAVNDEFVKPCIDAIIKGARSGNIGDGKIFVTELEQCIRIRTGETGPEAIG from the coding sequence ATGAAGCTCATTACAGCTTACATTCAACCCGAAAGGCTTAATAGCGTAAAGCAGTCGCTTTATGAAGCCGAAGTTTTCAAGATGTCTGTCACCAACGTCCTCGGCTGCGGTCAGCAGAAGGGACACACACAGGTCTATCGTGGTGTGGAAACCGAAGTGAACCTGTTGAAGAAGATCTGCATCCGTATTGCAGTGAACGACGAATTCGTCAAGCCCTGCATCGACGCTATCATCAAGGGCGCTCGTTCTGGAAATATTGGCGATGGTAAGATCTTTGTTACCGAACTTGAACAATGTATCCGTATCCGCACCGGTGAAACTGGTCCGGAAGCTATTGGTTAA
- a CDS encoding ammonium transporter, translated as MADTLSTIVDTAAAVADTVSSAAAAVVETVTEAAAPVAAAVEAAPAAAAEAAPTVGDAIFMTENIWIMISAMLVFIMGLGFACVESGLCRAKSASNICFKNIAVPAIGISVYALLGFGLMYPGEFNGWLGFAGFGIGDWLNPANFTASYNGHFSLFTDWLFQAMFAATAATIVSGAVAERIKLSSFLVFTFFYVAFVYPVVGSWVWGGGWLSNFAGFGAEGFHDLAGSELVHSVGGWGALAGVLILGPRIGKYVNGKAHAIPAHNVPLATIGVFILWFGWWGFNGGSALSGNPFDTSLILVTTNLAAVAGIITATATSWIIAKKPDATMALNGCLAGLVAITAPADTVSPLSAWIIGAIGGVIVVLAVYMFEKLRLDDPVGALSVHLVNGIWGTLAVGIFDYTGRFNVATQALGVVAYAIPCFLAACLIFIVIKKTMGLRVSEKEELKGLDLAEHGQESYGGFQIFSNT; from the coding sequence ATGGCTGATACACTTTCTACTATCGTCGATACCGCCGCTGCCGTAGCTGACACCGTTTCTAGCGCCGCCGCTGCTGTTGTTGAAACCGTTACCGAAGCCGCTGCTCCTGTTGCAGCCGCTGTCGAAGCTGCTCCTGCCGCTGCTGCAGAAGCCGCTCCCACTGTAGGTGACGCAATCTTCATGACCGAAAACATCTGGATCATGATTTCTGCAATGCTGGTGTTCATTATGGGCCTTGGCTTTGCTTGCGTTGAATCTGGTCTTTGCCGTGCAAAGAGCGCATCCAACATCTGCTTTAAGAATATCGCAGTTCCCGCAATCGGTATTTCCGTGTACGCACTGTTGGGCTTCGGCCTGATGTACCCGGGTGAATTTAACGGTTGGCTTGGCTTCGCTGGCTTCGGCATTGGCGACTGGCTGAACCCCGCAAACTTCACCGCCTCTTACAACGGACACTTCTCTCTGTTCACCGACTGGCTGTTCCAGGCAATGTTCGCTGCAACCGCTGCTACCATCGTCTCTGGTGCTGTTGCTGAACGTATCAAGCTTTCCTCCTTCCTGGTGTTCACCTTCTTCTACGTAGCGTTCGTCTACCCGGTAGTTGGTTCCTGGGTTTGGGGCGGTGGCTGGCTCTCCAACTTCGCTGGATTCGGTGCAGAAGGCTTCCACGACCTGGCTGGTTCTGAACTGGTTCACTCCGTTGGTGGCTGGGGCGCTCTCGCTGGCGTGCTGATTCTCGGACCCCGTATCGGTAAGTATGTGAACGGTAAGGCTCACGCAATTCCGGCTCACAACGTACCTCTCGCTACCATCGGTGTGTTCATCCTGTGGTTCGGCTGGTGGGGATTCAACGGCGGTTCCGCTCTCTCTGGCAACCCCTTCGATACTTCTCTGATTCTCGTTACTACTAACCTCGCTGCTGTCGCTGGTATCATCACTGCAACCGCTACTTCCTGGATCATTGCAAAGAAGCCCGATGCCACCATGGCTCTCAACGGCTGCTTGGCTGGCCTGGTAGCAATCACTGCTCCTGCTGACACCGTCTCTCCGCTTAGCGCATGGATCATTGGTGCAATCGGTGGTGTGATCGTAGTCCTGGCTGTGTATATGTTCGAAAAGCTTCGCTTGGATGACCCGGTTGGTGCTCTCTCCGTTCATCTGGTAAACGGTATCTGGGGTACTCTCGCTGTAGGTATCTTTGACTACACCGGCCGCTTCAATGTTGCAACTCAGGCTCTCGGTGTCGTTGCTTACGCAATCCCCTGCTTCCTGGCTGCATGCTTGATCTTCATCGTCATCAAGAAGACTATGGGTCTCCGTGTGAGCGAAAAGGAAGAACTGAAGGGTCTTGACCTGGCCGAACACGGACAAGAATCCTACGGTGGCTTCCAGATCTTCAGCAACACCTAA